One part of the Lotus japonicus ecotype B-129 chromosome 2, LjGifu_v1.2 genome encodes these proteins:
- the LOC130736413 gene encoding protein FAR1-RELATED SEQUENCE 5-like, with translation MATSEDDGGEPKFPEPLFVEDEEEEHEDDEEVVEDNELGCSGDDTDSDSSDDEFRNVLTLTADEIRALTFCSESNAYTFYCAYAKGKGFVVRKDACERDSNNKVVMRKFVCNREGLREPKYFIMDRQRAHRSLTRTNCQARLRIRYDNKKCQWGVVGFEEKHNHELTPSVYVPVINAYRTISEGDKAQAESLHAYGIRTCHIMGYLTAQKGGYSKVGFLKEDLYNYFSRQRHNRVKGGDARAALTYLTSKADADPMFYSKYTTSGDNRLNNLFWADGVSRTDYQCFGDVLAFDSTYGSTKYKHPLVIFCGTNHHDQTVIFGCALLIDETIETYKWLLETFLEAMSGKQPKSVVTDRDLSMREAIKQVFPNASHRLCAWHLHKNAKDHRMSKEFLDDFQKALYWHFSVEEFEEHWQNMVSKHGLQKDKWVLSVYEKKESWCSAYLRDQFLLGYGQHQYVKP, from the coding sequence ATGGCTACTTCAGAGGATGATGGGGGTGAACCAAAATTTCCTGAGCCACTTTTcgtagaagatgaagaggaagagcaCGAGGATGACGAAGAGGTAGTGGAAGACAATGAATTGGGATGCAGTGGTGACGATACAGATTCAGATAGTTCAGATGATGAATTCAGGAATGTGCTTACCTTAACAGCTGATGAGATACGAGCTTTAACGTTTTGCAGTGAGTCTAATGCATACACATTTTACTGTGCCTACGCGAAGGGAAAGGGATTTGTGGTTAGAAAAGATGCATGTGAACGAGATTCTAATAACAAAGTTGTAATGCGAAAATTTGTATGCAATAGGGAGGGGTTAAGGGAACCAAAGTACTTCATTATGGATAGGCAAAGAGCCCACAGAAGCCTAACCCGCACTAACTGTCAAGCAAGACTCAGGATACGGTACGATAACAAGAAATGCCAATGGGGTGTGGTGGGGTTTGAGGAGAAACACAACCACGAACTTACCCCGTCGGTATATGTCCCTGTGATTAATGCTTACCGTACAATTAGTGAAGGAGACAAAGCTCAGGCAGAAAGTCTTCACGCATATGGTATCAGAACCTGTCATATCATGGGTTATTTGACGGCGCAGAAGGGGGGATATTCTAAAGTAGGATTCTTGAAAGAAGATCTGTACAACTACTTCAGTCGCCAGAGACATAACAGAGTCAAAGGTGGGGATGCTCGAGCTGCTCTAACTTACCTAACATCAAAGGCTGATGCAGATCCCATGTTCTATTCGAAATACACCACCTCAGGAGATAATAGATTGAATAATCTTTTTTGGGCAGATGGTGTTAGCAGGACAGATTACCAATGCTTCGGGGATGTTCTAGCCTTTGACTCCACTTACGGCTCCACTAAGTATAAACATCCACTGGTTATATTTTGTGGAACTAACCATCATGACCAAACGGTTATATTTGGATGCGCTTTATTGATTGATGAGACTATTGAGACATACAAGTGGTTGTTGGAAACTTTTTTGGAAGCAATGAGTGGGAAACAACCTAAATCTGTTGTAACCGACAGAGATCTTTCTATGAGGGAGGCCATCAAACAAGTATTCCCGAACGCATCGCATCGACTATGTGCATGGCACTTGCACAAGAACGCAAAGGATCACAGAATGAGCAAGGAATTTTTGGATGACTTTCAGAAAGCACTTTATTGGCACTTCAGTGTTGAGGAATTTGAGGAACACTGGCAGAACATGGTTTCTAAGCACGGCCTACAGAAAGACAAGTGGGTTTTAAGTGTGTATGAGAAAAAGGAATCGTGGTGCTCCGCATATCTCCGTGATCAGTTTTTGCTGGGATACGGACAACATCAATATGTGAAGCCATAA
- the LOC130736412 gene encoding uncharacterized protein LOC130736412: MAYLPISIVAKVVHKWFVPSNDGSRLPLLMDFDLMDNKGSKIHASVKRERVYKFDSAIVEGSVYSISKFNVTDSTGPFRPTRHAHKLTFELDTKVIPVPANRVTHSVFNSFTRLEDIFSPGFDANYLVGYGTEKTFERYGQINRQNHIEIEYEGFIDNSENVSKSLTQLSDPEKISEEDEFLKGGPRKTISEVKQWKMRSACIFIATISDIEESGSWYYIACKCNKSVSEDSELYFCANCNRHVVRASVTSRFCIRVSVVDDSESATFVIFDRDAASFLKTTCQALIDIYKKPIPTPPEVKGLLGMKLLFKVEGSDAVNFRYEPTYRVKKICSNPDIIAKFVSSIETANAVECSGSSVSHDKIGSELDQSPCSADLLKTKVVSNQVPLSDSEGLDNSATLLLSQESAAKKGSDSISKPASGVNVVNVADDKLDLSQTFEDTMLLRSLILLLQHNPKNAVRRRLLLLQNDWWMR; this comes from the exons ATGGCATATTTACCTATTTCAATTGTTGCTAAGGTGGTACACAAATGGTTTGTACCAAGCAACGATGGCTCAAGGCTTCCTCTGTTGATGGACTTCGACTTAATGGATAATAAG GGATCTAAAATTCATGCATCTGTCAAACGGGAACGCGTCTACAAGTTCGATTCAGCAATTGTTGAAGGATCGGTATACTCAATAAGCAAATTTAATGTTACCGATTCAACTGGCCCATTCAGACCTACCCGACATGCACACAAATTGACTTTTGAATTGGATACAAAAGTCATCCCTGTGCCTGCCAACAGGGTAACACATTCTGTGTTCAACAGTTTCACACGCCTGGAAGATATTTTTTCTCCAGGATTTGATGCCAATTATTTAGTTG GATACGGTACGGAGAAGACATTTGAACGTTATGGGCAAATTAATAGACAAAATCATATTGAGATTGAATATGAAGG CTTCatagacaattcagaaaatgtCTCTAAGTCTCTAACTCAATTGAGTGATCCAGAAAAAatttcagaggaagatgagttTCTGAAAGGAGGACCGAGAAAGACAATTTCTGAAGTTAAGCAATGGAAGATG CGTTCTGCCTGCATTTTTATAGCCACAATCAGCGATATTGAGGAAAGTGGTTCTTGGTATTACATTGCTTGCAAGTGCAACAAGTCTGTATCAGAGGACTCTGAACTATATTTTTGTGCAAACTGCAACAGGCACGTGGTCAGAGCCAGTGTCACATCTAG GTTCTGCATACGAGTGTCTGTTGTTGATGACTCTGAATCGGCGACCTTTGTAATATTTGATCGGGATGCTGCTTCCTTTTTGAAAACAACGTGTCAAGCCCTAATTGATATCTACAAAAAG CCTATTCCAACCCCTCCTGAGGTTAAGGGTTTGTTGGGAATGAAATTGCTTTTCAAAGTTGAGGGTAGCGATGCAGTCAACTTTAGATATGAGCCAACTTACCGTGTGAAGAAGATTTGTAGCAATCCTGATATCATTGCAAAGTTTGTAAGCTCAATTGAAACTGCAAAT GCTGTCGAATGTTCTGGGAGTTCAGTTTCACATGATAAGATTGGATCTGAG TTAGATCAAAGTCCGTGTAGTGCTGATCTTTTGAAGACAAAAGTTGTCAGTAATCAAGTCCCTTTGTCTGATTCCGAAGGATTGGATAATTCAGCTACTTTGCTCTTAAGTCAG gaatcTGCTGCCAAAAAAGGATCAGACTCAATTTCAAAACCTGCCTCTGGCGTGAATGTTGTTAACGTGGCAGATGACAAATTG GACCTTTCACAAACTTTTGAGGATACTATGCTACTAAGATCGTTGATTCTACTACTTCAGCACAATCCAAAGAATGCTGTAAGAAGAAGGTTGTTACTCCTGCAAAACGATTGGTGGATGAGATAA